From the Arthrobacter sp. PM3 genome, one window contains:
- a CDS encoding PP2C family serine/threonine-protein phosphatase, translating into MNPTPDAPFPQPDGQRGLRLQCGYGTDRGLRREMNEDSFIAADPVFAVADGMGGHEAGEVASGICVRTLAELPQAKTGSRDATAGVLQECLFKADADIREATGSRAGTTLSGVVVVEQRGVPYWLVLNIGDSRTYRYSHGRLTQISVDHSEVQDLVDAGQITLAEAAVYPRRHVVTRALGAGDDSEADYWLLPVEDGDRILVCSDGLNGELGDEQIAGILASEADPQAAVDELIQAALRSGGRDNITAIVLDARTETGDAA; encoded by the coding sequence ATGAACCCAACTCCAGACGCCCCGTTCCCGCAACCGGACGGGCAAAGGGGACTGCGGCTGCAGTGCGGGTACGGCACAGACCGGGGTCTGCGCCGCGAGATGAACGAGGACTCTTTCATTGCGGCCGATCCCGTCTTCGCAGTGGCGGACGGCATGGGAGGCCACGAGGCGGGCGAAGTCGCCAGCGGCATCTGCGTGCGCACCCTGGCGGAGCTGCCCCAAGCGAAGACCGGCAGCCGGGATGCCACGGCCGGCGTCCTTCAGGAGTGCTTGTTCAAAGCCGATGCCGACATCCGTGAGGCCACCGGCTCCCGCGCCGGGACCACGCTGTCCGGCGTCGTGGTGGTGGAACAACGCGGCGTCCCGTATTGGCTGGTCCTCAACATCGGTGATTCGCGCACCTACCGGTACAGCCACGGCCGGCTCACCCAAATCAGCGTTGACCATTCCGAGGTGCAGGACCTGGTCGACGCCGGCCAGATCACCTTAGCTGAGGCCGCGGTCTATCCGCGCAGGCACGTGGTTACGCGTGCCTTGGGTGCCGGGGACGATTCCGAGGCCGACTACTGGCTGCTTCCCGTGGAGGACGGCGACAGGATCCTGGTCTGTTCCGACGGCCTCAACGGCGAGCTGGGCGACGAGCAGATTGCCGGGATACTGGCATCCGAGGCAGACCCCCAGGCGGCTGTTGACGAACTGATCCAGGCGGCCTTGCGCAGCGGCGGGCGGGACAACATCACAGCGATTGTGCTCGACGCGCGGACTGAAACCGGGGACGCCGCCTGA